The Leptolyngbya sp. 'hensonii' nucleotide sequence GGACCTGGTATTGGAGGTTCATTTTTCTACTCTGATGAGAACGTACTGTGGAAAGACCTTCAATGTGAGAAACTATACTGCGACTTGAGTAATGCTAGCTGTAGAACTTCTCTCAAATCTCAATGGGCTAACCCAGATAGATCTGATAACAGTGCTCCAGGTTCAAATTAAGCAAGTAATAATGTTGAGCTTCCAATTGTAGAGCAAGTTATTCAGTTTCCAGATAAGCCAATACCTACACGAGTCTAAGTAGGTCGGAGGGATAAAGTATAAGATAGATTTGGCCCTCTACTGGTTGTCTCTAGTGCCTGCCCCCTTACGAATCAAACTGAGTGACGAGGAAGACCGCACCCTGGCTGAACTGAGATTAGCCACGACCGTGCCGCAACGAACCCGAGACCGTGCCCATATGCTGCGGCTGAATGCGCAAGGATGGACCGCCCCGGCAATCGCCGAGGTCTTTGAGTGCCATGAACATACGGTGCGAGCCACGATACGACGGTGGCAGC carries:
- a CDS encoding helix-turn-helix domain-containing protein, with protein sequence MALYWLSLVPAPLRIKLSDEEDRTLAELRLATTVPQRTRDRAHMLRLNAQGWTAPAIAEVFECHEHTVRATIRRWQ